The Actinomycetota bacterium genome has a window encoding:
- a CDS encoding VWA domain-containing protein, translated as LKRIEKALEESGMLAREGGKLKLTARGIRKLGERALVKVFEVLQHDRPGAHEDRSTGGAAEPTGATRPWRFDEDGGEISVQRTVFNAVTRSLARSETGAVKLQPDDFELIESESRTRTATALLLDLSFSMPLRGHWVAAKKMALALHALIEGKYPQDDLYLIGFSDYARKLEPAELTVEGTIERVYGTNMQHAFLLARRLLSEHPGATRQVIMVTDGEPTAHLVEGYNGGVEATFRWPPTSETIHKTLAEASRLSSSGITLNIYMLEEDEGLTRFMDELAQLTGGRVFHAAGHDIGEFVLRDFVKYR; from the coding sequence GCTGAAGCGCATCGAGAAAGCCCTGGAGGAGTCCGGGATGCTCGCCCGGGAGGGCGGAAAGCTGAAGCTGACCGCCCGGGGGATCCGAAAGCTCGGCGAGCGGGCTCTGGTCAAGGTCTTCGAGGTCCTGCAGCACGACCGGCCAGGCGCCCACGAGGACCGGTCGACCGGCGGCGCCGCCGAGCCGACCGGCGCCACCCGGCCCTGGCGGTTCGACGAGGACGGCGGCGAGATCTCGGTCCAGCGCACGGTGTTCAACGCAGTCACCCGCAGCCTGGCCCGGTCGGAGACCGGCGCGGTGAAGCTCCAGCCCGACGACTTCGAGCTGATCGAGTCCGAGTCCCGCACCCGAACCGCCACCGCCCTGCTGCTGGACCTGTCGTTCTCCATGCCTCTTCGGGGCCACTGGGTGGCCGCCAAGAAGATGGCGCTCGCGCTGCACGCTCTGATCGAGGGCAAGTACCCGCAGGACGACCTGTACCTCATCGGCTTCTCCGACTACGCCCGCAAGCTGGAGCCGGCGGAGCTGACGGTCGAGGGCACGATCGAACGGGTCTACGGCACCAACATGCAGCACGCCTTCCTGCTGGCCCGCCGGCTGTTGAGCGAGCACCCCGGTGCGACCCGCCAGGTGATCATGGTTACCGACGGGGAGCCCACGGCCCACCTGGTCGAGGGCTACAACGGCGGCGTCGAGGCGACCTTCCGCTGGCCCCCGACCTCCGAGACCATCCACAAGACGCTCGCCGAGGCGTCCCGGCTCTCCAGCTCCGGGATCACGCTGAACATCTACATGCTGGAGGAGGACGAGGGCCTCACCAGGTTCATGGACGAGCTGGCGCAGCTGACCGGGGGCCGGGTCTTCCACGCCGCCGGCCACGACATCGGCGAGTTCG